The proteins below come from a single Anaerolineales bacterium genomic window:
- a CDS encoding NTP transferase domain-containing protein, with protein sequence MDALIVAGGTPAPTDPLYPDCRGRPKSLLDVGGRPMVQWVLDAVAGSARIDRILVVGLGKEDGLQSSKPLLYLAEQGSLIGNLRAGMAYASSHDPSADHLLMATSDIPLITSEMVGFRADQIQQAGADLDYCAIERSIMQARFPDSRRSYIHLKDIEACGGDIHGVRLALNWDDALWDRLIAARKNALKQAYLLGLDTALMLLLRQASVPWAEEKISRRLHLRARVQVCPYAEVGMDVDKPFQLQIVRREIQALTR encoded by the coding sequence ATGGACGCCCTGATCGTCGCTGGCGGAACACCTGCCCCCACCGATCCGCTGTATCCGGACTGCCGCGGCCGGCCCAAGAGCCTGCTCGACGTCGGCGGGCGGCCGATGGTTCAGTGGGTGCTGGATGCGGTCGCCGGGTCCGCTAGGATCGACAGGATCCTTGTGGTGGGGTTGGGCAAAGAGGACGGACTGCAGTCCAGCAAACCCCTGCTCTACCTGGCCGAGCAGGGCAGCCTGATCGGCAATCTCCGAGCCGGGATGGCGTACGCCAGCAGTCACGATCCCTCCGCGGATCACCTGCTGATGGCGACCTCCGACATTCCCTTGATCACCTCCGAGATGGTCGGCTTCCGCGCCGACCAGATCCAACAGGCGGGGGCGGACCTGGACTACTGCGCCATTGAGCGCAGCATCATGCAGGCCCGCTTCCCTGACTCGCGTCGCTCGTACATTCATCTGAAGGATATCGAGGCCTGTGGCGGAGATATCCACGGGGTTCGCCTGGCCTTGAACTGGGATGATGCCCTGTGGGATCGGCTGATTGCCGCCCGCAAGAACGCCCTCAAGCAGGCCTACTTGCTCGGGCTGGACACGGCCTTGATGTTGCTCCTCAGGCAGGCGAGCGTTCCGTGGGCGGAGGAGAAGATCAGCCGACGTCTACACCTGCGTGCGCGGGTCCAGGTGTGCCCTTATGCCGAAGTCGGGATGGATGTCGACAAGCCATTCCAGCTGCAGATCGTGCGCCGGGAGATCCAGGCGCTGACCCGGTGA